GCGCCGGATGAACTCGCCCCACAGGGCCGACTCGACGCCCAGCACGCTGGACTCCCCGATGCCGGGGATGAACGTGCCGGGGTCCCAGTTGTAGTGGCGGTCCAGCCCGCACGGCCCGCCGCAGGCCCACGTGCCGCCCTGAGGCTGGCGGGGGTCCTGCTTCTGCGGCACGTACGTGTTGGCCGCGGGGGACAGGATGACCTTGGCGCCGCGGTCCTTGACCGCGGCGGCCACGGCGCCGCGGTCCCCGTTCCAGAACTGGACGACGGCCTTGCCCTGCGGGAGCGCGGTCTTTGCGTACTCGTTCCAGCCGATGACGGTCTTGCCCAGCGACGCGGTGGTCCGCGTGAACGCGTCGACCATCGTCGTGTAGTCGGCGTGGCTGGTGACGTGCGCCTCGTCGCCGCCGATGTGCAGGTAGGGGCCGGGGGTCAGCTCGGCGATCTGGGCGAGGACGTGTTCGACGAACTCGTACGTCACCGCGCTGCCGGCGTCGAGCGAGGAGTAGCCGACCGAGCCGGTGCCGTTGTGCGGCACGGTCGCCTGCCCGGGTTGCGGGTGCGGCTGGGCGCCCGCCGTGTTGAGCTGCGGGATCGCGTGCAGCGCCGCGTTGGTGTGGCCGGGCATGTCGATCTCGGGGATCACCGTCATGCCGTTCTCGCCGGCATAGCGGACGATCTCGGTGTAGTCGGCCTTGGTGTAGTGGCCGGTGACGCCGAGCTCGGTGCCCATCAGCTGGCCGGCCGCGTTGTACGTCATCGCGGTGGCGCCGCTCACCCCGGTGAGCAGGCCGTAGTCGATGCCGGACGGGTTGTCCCCCGGGTTGTCGATCGCGATGCGCCACCCCTGGTCGTCGGTCAGGTGCAGATGGAGGCGATTGATCTTGAACTGCGCCGCCGCGTCGATGTAGGTCTTGACCTCGTTCACCGGGTAGAAGCTGCGGGCGACGTCGAGCATCACGCCGCGGTGCTCGAAGCGCGGGTAGTCGGTGATCGTCACCGCGGGCACCGTCCATCCGGCGGTGACGACGGTGTCCGACTCCACCCACTGCGGGAAGAGCTGCCGCAGCGTCTGCACGCCGTTGAGCGCGCCGTTGGGCGTGGCGGCACCGATCGTGACGCGACCGGCGGCGGCGGTGAGCGTGTATCCCTCGGCCTCGTGACCGGCCGGCCCGTTCCCCGGCCCGACGTCGACGACGATCGGCGCAGGACCCCAGCCCTGGCTGACGACGGGCAGGCGGCGTCCGGTCGATGGGCGGAGCACGCCGGCCAGATATTCCGCCGGCGCCTGCGCGCCGTCACCGATCGCGACGATGCGGGTGTTCTTGTGCAGGGTGAACGGCGTGCCGCCGTGCTTCTGGACGGACACCGGCTCCGGCAGCAGGCCGAGCGTCGGCTCAGGCTGCGCGGCCGGGAGGTCCCAGATCTCGAACTCGGAGACGGAGTATCCGTAGCTCGCCCAGCGCTGGCGTCCCTGCATCCGGACGAAGGACACCGGGTCCTTGGAACTCACCTCGATGACGTCGGTCCGGGGACAGGTGTCACGCCGCAGGCCGGCGACGTCGGTCCAGGTGGCGCCGTCGGTCGAGGTCTGCAGGACGAAGTCGCGGGCGCAGGCGCTGGGCCAGGAGATCTTGACGTGGTCGACCTTGGACGGCCTGGCCAGCGCGACCTGCACCCAGTTGTCGTCCTGGTACTTCGACGACCAGCGGGTGCTCGGGTCGCCGTCGTTGACGTGCGCCGCGACGAAGGTGTCACGGTCGAGCTCGACACTGGACGCGGTGGCCGTGCCTGTCAGGGCCAGGTTGGCCGGGGCGGACGCGGCGACGTCCGCCGCAGGCGAGGCGGGGGACGCGAACGCCTGAGCGGCGCCCGGTGACGCCAGCAGCGTCGCGGCGAGCAGGACCGGCAGGGCAGCGGCGATCGGGCGGCGTCTCGGCCGCGGGGTTGGACGGGGCGGGGCATCCGGCATGGGTCTCCTTCGTGACGTCCGCCCGGTGCTGGCCAGGCGTACTTTCGATGGCACTCGGTAACGCCAGAGTGTGGGCGCCGGACTCTATTACGTCAATGCTTGGGATATAAATAGCCTTGGAGGCGGTGCCAATGCCCGGATCTAGGCGTGCCACCGGACGGTCCGCCGCCCGTTCCGGGGATTTATGTCAGCGGGCCGGAAAATAATGGGGAGCGGGGAGGGAGAGACTGGCCCGGTGTGGGCCGGGCGCCCGGGGCGGAGGGCGACCGCCCGGACGCCATTTATTCCGAAGGTTTGACTATATTGGTACCGGAGCACCATCATGGCTCCATGGCCAAGCCCACCGACGCGCTGCAGCGACTCCGCCGGGTGCACGAGGACGCGGTGCTCGACGCGCTGCGCTCATCGGGGGCGCTGAGCCGTACCGAGCTGATCAATCGTACGGGCCTGTCCCGCACCACGCTGTTCGCGATCATCTCCGAGATGGTCGAGCGAGGCGCGGTCGTCGAGATCGAGGCGCCCGTCTCCGGCGCGCGCGGGCGCGGCCGTCCCGCGACGCTGGTGGCGCTCAGCCCGGAAGCCGGCCAGCTCATCGGGCTCGATCTGGCCCGTCACCGGGTCCACCTGGCCGTGGCCAACGTCTCGCACCAGATCATCGCCACGGGCATGGAGGACGTCCCCGAGGGCGCCGGCGTCACGGAGCAGGCAGAAGCCGCAGTACGGCTGATCCGGCGGGTGATCGAAGAACGGGGAGTGCGCCTCGGTGCGCTGGAGGCGATCGGGCTGGGCCTCGTCGGCGTCATGGACGACCCGGTCCTGCCCGCGGGCATCGTGCCCGCGCGGTACACACCGGTCACCGAACTCCTGGAACGGGAGTTCGGCGTGCGCGTCGCCGTCGACAACAACGCCAGGCTGGCGGCGCTGGCCGAGAACACCTGGGGCGCGGCCCGCTCGGTCGACGACATGGTCTACGTGCGCTGGTCGGTCGGGGTGGGCGGCGGGTTCATCGTGGGCGGCCGGCTTGTGCGGGGCGCGCACGGCGCGGCGGGTGAGATCGGCCACGTCTCGCTGGATCCCGCCGGCCCCCCCTGCCACTGCGGCAGCCGGGGCTGCCTGGAACGGCGTATCGGTGGCCGGGCGCTGCTGGAGTCCTGTGCGGCGAGGGGCATCCTCCTCGCCGGCCTCGACGCGCTGGTCGCCGCAGCGCAGGACCGGGTCCCCGAGGTGTGCGAGCTGATCTCCGCGGCCGCCGCCGACCTGGGGCGGATCCTGGCCGACACCGTGGTCCAGCTCGACCCCGAGCGCGTGGTGGTGGGCGGCGAGTTCGCCTCACTCGGCAGTCTGGTCCTGGGGCCGATCCGCGCCGCGATCGCCCGGCTGTCCCTGCCGAACTCCCCCCGCGCCATCGAGGTGATCCCCGCCGATCTCGGCGCGAACGCCTCCGCCATGGGCGCCATCGCGCTCCTGCTCCACGAGGAGCCCGCGATTCCCGCGCACCTGCGCCCCGCCCGCGACTGATTTCCGCCACCCTCCGGAAGATCTCCACTCCCCCTCGGGGAGCCGTATCCCCCTTGAGCAGGTGCCCTCCGAGCGGGCCTCCGTAGTAAACGATCATATTTTGCCTCTTGTCGCCCCCTTTCCCAGTCATTAATGTAAAGCCTCAGGAATAAATAGTGATCGGAGAGAGAGTGACCATCCCACGCAACGTCCTCTTCCTGATGACGGACCAGCATCGGGTCGACACCCTCGGCTGCTACGGCAACCCCGTGGCGCGCACGCCGGCACTGGATGGTCTGGCCGCAGAGGGCGCCCGCTTCGACCGCTTCTACACGCCGACAGCGATCTGCACCCCCGCACGGGCGTCGCTGTTCACCGGCCTGCACCCCTTCAGGCACGGCCTGCTGGTCAACCCCGAGCGCAACGGCGGCGCCCGCGACGAGGTCGCCGACGACCACCCCGTCCTGTCGGCCCCGCTGCTGGCCGCGGGCTACAACCTTGGCCACGTCGGCAAGTGGCACATCGGCCGCGAGCGCGGCCCCGAGTTCTACGACATGGACGGCGAGCACCTGCCGGGAGCGCTCAACCCCTTCCACCACCCCTCCTACGAGCAGTGGCTCAAGGAGAACGGCCACCCGCCGTTCGCGGTGAGCGAGGCCGTCTTCGGCCGGGCGCCCAACGACTCCGGACGCGGCCACCTCATCGCCGGCCGGCTCCAGCAGCCGGCCGAGGCGACCGTCGAGGCGTTCCTGGCCGACCGCACACTGGAGCTGCTGGAACGCTACGCCCGCGACTTCCACGACGGCGGCCGCCGCTTCATGCTCTCCTGCCACTGGTACGGCCCGCACCTGCCGTACCTGATCCCCGACGAGTACTACGACATGTACGACCCCGAGCTGGTGCCGCTGCCCGCCTCGATGGCCGAGACCTTCGCCGGCAAGCCGGACGTGCAGCGCCGCTACGCCGAATACTGGTCGGCCGACCACTTCGACGCCGACGCCTGGCGCAAGCTGATCGCGGTCTACTGGGGCTACGTCACGATGATCGACGACCAGATCGGCCGCCTGCTCGGCGCGCTGCGCGAGCTGGACCTGTGGGACGACACCGCGGTGGTGTTCACCGCCGACCACGGCGAGTTCACCGGCGCCCACCGGCTCAACGACAAGGGGCCGGCGATGTACGAGGACATCTACCGCGTCCCCGGCATCATCCGCGTCCCCGGCGCGCCGCCGCGGGCCGTCGACGAGTTCGTCACGCTGATCGACCTCAACCCGACGATCCTCGACCTGGCCGGCCTGCCCCCGCAGGAACCCTGCGACGGCCAGAGCCTGCTCCCGCTGGTCAACGGAGAGCAGGTGGACGGGCGGTCAGAGGTGGTCGCCGAGTTCCACGGCCACCACTTCCCCTACTCCCAGCGCATGCTCAGGGACCGCAGGCACAAGCTGGTCTTCAACCCCGAGAGCGTGCACGAGCTCTACGACCTGGAGACCGACCCGCACGAACTGCACAACGTCTATGAGGCCCCCGCCTACGCCGGGGTACGGCGCGACCTGACGGCGCGGCTCTACCGGGAGCTGCTGCGCCGCGGAGACCCCGCCTACAGCTGGATGACCTACATGGCCGACATCGGCGGGGACCGCGCCCCCGACGTCGACGGCGTCGCCGACGAGGTGGCCTGAGATGACCGCCGTACAGAAGAGGTCCGCCGCGCGGACCTCCCCTGACGCGAGGCGAGGCGCGAGCAGGGCACGCTCGACGCTGATGCTCACCGCGGGGTCGGGGGTCCTGGGACTGCTGGTGTGGGTGGCCCTCGCGAGCAGCGGGATCCAGGGCTTCCCCGGACCGATCTCGGTCCTCGAACGCGCCGCGCAGTCGATCGGCGACGGCACGCTGTTCGGCGATCTGCTGGCCAGCCTGCGCCGCGTCCTGATCGGTTTCGTGCTCGGCGTGGCGCTGGCCGTACCCGTCGGGTTCCTGATGGGCTGGTACCGGCCCGTGCGCGGCCTGGTCGAGCCCTGGCTGCAGTTCTTCCGCATGGTGCCGCCACTGGCGATCATCCCGCTCGCCATCGTGCTCATGGGCATCGGAGAGACCCCCAAAATCTTCGTGATCTTCCTGGCCTCGTTCCTGTCGTCGGTGGTCTCCACCTTCCAGGGAGTGATCTCGGTCGACTCCACCCTGATCAACGCCGCCCGGGTGCTCGGCGCCAGGGACCGCACGGTCTTCGTCGGGGTCGTGGTGCCCGCCTCCACCCCGTTCATCCTCGTGGGCATGCGCATCGGGCTGGGCGCCTCATGGGCCACGGTGGTCGCCGCCGAGCTGATCGCCGCACAGGAGGGGCTGGGCTACCGGATGCAGCAGGCCCAGCTCTACTACGACCTCCCCACGATCTTCGTCCAACTGATCGTCATCGGCCTCGTCGGGCTCATCATGGACCGCGCCCTGCTGCTCGCGGAACGTCGCCTGACGAGCTGGCAGGAACGGAGGTGAACGCGGTGACCCCCAAGATCAGTTTCCGCGGGATCTCGCACCGGTTCGACCTCGGCGGCAGCGACTTCGCCGCACTCGACCACGTCGATCTGGACATCGCCGACGGCGAGTTCGTCACCGTCGTCGGGCCTTCGGGCTGCGGCAAGAGCACGCTGATGAACGTCGCCGCCGGCCTGCTGGAGCCCGACGAGGGCTCGGTGCTGGTGGACGGGACCCCCGTACACGGACCGAGCCCGCAACGAGGAGTGATTTTCCAGCAGTACGCGCTCTTCCCCTGGATGAGCGTCCGCAAGAACGTCGAGTTCGGGCTGAAGATCGCCGGAGTCGGCGCGGCGGAACGGCGCAAAAGAGCGCAGTACTTCATCGACATGGTCGGGCTCACCGACTTCGCCGACGCGCTGCCCAAGACGCTGTCGGGCGGCATGAAGCAGCGCTGCGCCATCGCCCGCGCCTACGCCGTCGACCCCACCATCCTGCTGATGGACGAGCCCTTCGGCGCCCTGGACGCACTCACCCGGGTGCAGCTCCAGGACCGGCTCCTGGACACCTGGAGCCGGGAACGGCGCACGGTGATGTTCATCACCCACGACGTGGACGAGGCGGTCTACCTGGCCAACCGGGTGATCGTCATGGCCGCCCGGCCCGGCCGCGTCCACCGCGTCATCGACGTCGGCCTCCCTTACCCGCGCACGGAGGAGATCCGTCTCTCCACGGAGTTCGCCGAACTCCGCAGGCAGGTCTGGCACTCCGTCTACCACCAGCCCACCCCCCTGGAAAGGACCTCACCATGAGGCGTCCTCGCAGACTGGTCGCAGCCCTCACCGCCGCGCTGGCCCTCCTGCTCCCCGTCACAGCCTGCGGCTCATCCGACGACGGAACCGGGGCGAAGAAAGTGCAGTTCGGCTACATCGCCGACTTCTCCGGCGCCGCCGTACTCGCCGCGGCCGACAAGCAGGGACTGTGGGCCAAACACGGCCTGGAGCCCGATCTGAAGGTCTTCACCAACGGACCGCTGCAGATCCAGGCCCTCGGCTCCGGCGACCTCGACTTCGGCTACATCGGCTCCGGCGCGGCCTGGCTGCCGGCCAGCGGCAAAGCCACGATCATCGCACCGAACATGCTCGGCCAGGCCGACCGCATCATCACCCACGCCGGCTCCGGCATCACCTCCGTCGCCGGTCTGAAAGGCAAGAAGATCGGCGTGCCCGAGGGAACCTCCGGCGACATGATCCTGCAGCTCGCGCTCAAGCAGGCGGGCCTGACCCCCAAGGACGTCGAGAAGATCAACATGGACCCGAGTACGGTGGTCACCGCCTTCTCGGCCAAGCAGATCGACGCCGCAGCCATCTGGTACCCGCTGATCGACACCATCAAGAAGAACGCCCCCGACTTGGTCGAGCTGACCAAAAGCGAGGACTACTACCCCGCACTCAGCTTCCCCAGCTCCTTCGTCGCCCGCAACGAGCTGGTCAAGGACGATCAGGTGACGGTCACCAAGGTGCTCAAGGTCATCCAGGAGGCCAACGACTGGGTCGCGGCCCACACCGCTGAGGCCGAGACGCTCACCGCGACGTTCCTCAAGGCCCCCGCCGAGCAGTTCAAGGGCGCCTCCTCCGTCACCAAGATCCTTTCTACCGCCGAGCTGGTCAAGCTGACCGAGGACGGATCGGTCGCCGGCTGGTACAAGGGCCTGGCCGACATCTTCGTCACCATGGGCAAACTGCCCGAATCCCCCGACCCCGCCACCTACTACACCGCCGACCTGTACAAGGCGGCCGCCTCCGGATGAGGCGGGCGGCCCGCCGGTACGGTGTGGCCTCCGTTGACGTGCTCAGGCACGTCGGAAAGGACGTGAGCGATGTCCTCGTGCTGCGGCGGCGGTCGCGGCGACCTGCCTGCTCCGGCCGTGGCCGTGGCCGGGCGGCGGGAGGCGCCGGGCGGGACAGGCGCACCGCCATGGCACCGGGAGGCGGTGGCGCTGGACGGCGGCCGGTTCCTGATGGGCACCGATGACGCCGACGGCTTCCCCCAGGACGCCGAGGGGCCGGTGCGCCCGGTAGTGGTGGAGCCGTTCGCGGTGGACAGATACACGGTGACCAACGCACGGTTCGCCGGGTTCGTCGCGGACACGGGTCACGTCACTGAGGCCGAGCGCTTCGGCTGGTCGTACGTGTTCGCCGGGTTCCTGCCGGCCGTGCTGCGGCGGGTGTCGCCGCGCCCGCAGCAGACGCCGTGGTGGTGCGGGGTGAGCGGAGCCGACTGGCGTCACCCCGATGGGCCGGGCTCGGACCTGGAGGATCGCTGGGACCATCCGGTGGTGCACGTGTCCTGGAACGACGCGGCGGCGTTCTGCGCCTGGGCCGGCGGGCGGCTGCCGAGCGAGGCGGAGTGGGAGTACGCCGCCCGCGGCGGCCTGGAGCAGCGGCGCTACCCCTGGGGCGACGAGCTGACCCCCGGCGGGGAGCACCACTGCAACATCTGGCAGGGCCACTTCCCCACCCGCAACACCGCCGACGACGGCCACCGGGGGACGGCGCCGGTGGACGCCTACGCCCCCAACGGGTACGGCCTGTACAACTGTGCGGGCAACGTGTGGGAGTGGTGCGCCGATCCCTGGGCCGCCGGGCAGGAGACCCGGGTGATGCGCGGCGGCTCCTACATGTGCCACGACTCCTACTGCAACCGCTACCGGGTCGCCGCCCGCACCCGCAACACCCCCGACAGCAGCGGCGGCAACATCGGCTTCCGCATGGTGCCGCGGGGCACCGCGGCCACCTCTGCCACTCCTCATCCTCGGATGCTCGATCAGATCGATAACCCGAAGGTGAGATCGGCACACCTCGCACCGGCCGTACCCAGCACCAACCCGGCCAACGTATTCGGCCAACGCACTAGTAGGGCTTGGTTAGGTGGGGACGGGCTGGGCATGTCTGGGTAACGCGCGGCGGCAGGTGGGGCAGATACCGGACCAGCAGGCCAGAAGCAGCTGCAACTCGGCGATGACCCGGTAGGTGCTCAAGCCGCAGCCGGCGCTTTTGGGTTGAGTCGTTCAAGGGTGCAGAACGCGTGTGCGACCGAGACCAGGGTGACGTGATGATGCCAGCCGCTCCACGTGCGGCCCTCGAAGTGGTCCAGGCCCAGGCCGGTCTTCAGCTCGCGGTAGTCGTGCTCGACCCGCCAGCGGATCTTCGCCATTCTCACCAGGTGCCGTAGCGGGATGTCGCCGGGCAGGGTGGACAGCCAATACTTGACCGGCTCCGGCTCGCCCGGTGGCCATTCGGCCAAAAGCCAGCACTCCGGCAGCTCTTCACCGGCATGGGCACGGCGGATCATCCGGCCCGCGGGCCGCACCCGCAGCGCGGCGAACCGGGAGCGCAGCGGTCCCTTGGACCCGGGCCGCCAGGTCACCGTGTGCAGCGCGCGCCGCCCGGCGGCAGTAACGATCTGCTGGGCCGAGCACGGCTTGTCGCGGTAACGCAGCACCGGCCGCCGTCCGGTCCCGCCATAGGCCGGGGCGGTACGGCAGGCCCCGGCCTCCAGCAACGCGGTATCGGAACGCACCCCCACCACGTAGGGAATATCGCGCTCGGTCAGGCCCAGGCGAAAGGCCCCGTCTTGACCGTAGCCCTCATCGGCGACCACCAACGGCGGATCCAGCCCCCAACTCTCCAGCTCGTCGATCATGTCCAGAGCCAGCTGCCACTTGGGCACGTGAGCGATGTCCGCAGGGATTCGACAGCGCCGCCGGCGCGCCGTCACCGCGGCCGGATTCTCTGCCCGCGGCGAGGCCGCATCCCACTGCTCGGGCACGAACAGCCGCCAGTTCACCGGGCAGGAGGCGGCGTCGGTGACCAGATGCACGCTCGGCGCGACCTGGCAGTTCGCGGTTTTGCCCAGCGCCCCGCAGTACTGCGCGGCCACGCCCGGCGACTCCTGGCCGTCCTTGACAAAGGACACATCATCGACCACCCAGGCGGCCGGGTTGATCGCCGCGTCCATCCGCCAGGCCAGCTCGGCCAGCACCAGTTGATGCGACCAGGGGGCATCGGTGAGGAACTGTTGCAGCCCTTGGCGGTCCACGCCCAGCCGGGCCGCCATCGGCTCCATCGATTTACGCGCTCCATCGGTCAGCAGGCCGCGCACATACCGCTCGCCCCACCGCCGCTGATCAGTACGGGCAAAACCGGAGAACATCTCAGCGGCAAACGTCTCCAGCCGCGCCCGCACGGCCTCGAGTTCTTGAGGAGTCATCTTCCCTCACCCCCAAAGCAGGTGACATACCGTCTCCTACCCGAGGTAACCAAGCCCTACTAGCGCACGACGCGGTTGAGGCGGCGGGCGGGCCGCTCCACATACCGGTAGGTCAGGGTGGCCAGCAGGAGCGTCATGGCGGTGATGGGCGCCAGGTTGACCAGGAAGTCGCCGCTGAACTGCTGCTGCGAGGTGAAGCCGTACCAGAGGTAGATGGCCGCGAACTGCCAGAGGAAGACGCCGTAGGAGATGCGGCCGAGGAAGCTCATCACCGGGTTGGCCAGCAGGAGCCGCACGGGCGAGTCGCCCGGCGGCGGCAGTGTGGCGGGGACGAGCAGGCAGAAGGCCACGACCGTGTAGAGGGCCAGCTCGAACAGGCCCGACCAGACGCCGTCGATGCCGAGGAAGCGGGTGCCGGTCACCGGGGAGGCGGCGACGGCGTACGCCAGGGCTGCGACCAGCCACCACGAGCCCGGGGAGGCCGCCATCGCCCGCCGCAGGCGCCGGGCGGGGGAGTTCTCGTCCGGGTCCGCGTGCACCCAGGCCAGGAGCACGGCCAGCGCCATCCCGGCGGCGAAGAAGACCATCGACCGGGGCGGCCAGCTGTTCAGGAACGGCCGGTACTGCGGGTAGTAGGTCAGCAGCGTCCACGCGAAGGAGAGCGCGGCCAGCGCGCCCAGTCCGGCCAGCAGCCGCCGGGCCCGCCGGTGCACGTCCCCGCCGCCGCGCCGGGCGAAGGCGGCCAGCGCGGCGGCCAGCAGGGGGAGCAGGACGTAGAAGGCCACCTCCACCGACAGGCTCCACATCTGGGCCAGCCCCTTGGGGCCCAGGCCGTACCACCAGGAGTCGGTCGCGTAGTTCTGGTTGAGGGTCAGCAGCGTCAGCCAGCTCCGGCCGTCGGACAGGTGGTCGCGCGACCAGATGAGCATGGCCACCACGACCACCA
Above is a genomic segment from Streptosporangium album containing:
- a CDS encoding family 20 glycosylhydrolase gives rise to the protein MPDAPPRPTPRPRRRPIAAALPVLLAATLLASPGAAQAFASPASPAADVAASAPANLALTGTATASSVELDRDTFVAAHVNDGDPSTRWSSKYQDDNWVQVALARPSKVDHVKISWPSACARDFVLQTSTDGATWTDVAGLRRDTCPRTDVIEVSSKDPVSFVRMQGRQRWASYGYSVSEFEIWDLPAAQPEPTLGLLPEPVSVQKHGGTPFTLHKNTRIVAIGDGAQAPAEYLAGVLRPSTGRRLPVVSQGWGPAPIVVDVGPGNGPAGHEAEGYTLTAAAGRVTIGAATPNGALNGVQTLRQLFPQWVESDTVVTAGWTVPAVTITDYPRFEHRGVMLDVARSFYPVNEVKTYIDAAAQFKINRLHLHLTDDQGWRIAIDNPGDNPSGIDYGLLTGVSGATAMTYNAAGQLMGTELGVTGHYTKADYTEIVRYAGENGMTVIPEIDMPGHTNAALHAIPQLNTAGAQPHPQPGQATVPHNGTGSVGYSSLDAGSAVTYEFVEHVLAQIAELTPGPYLHIGGDEAHVTSHADYTTMVDAFTRTTASLGKTVIGWNEYAKTALPQGKAVVQFWNGDRGAVAAAVKDRGAKVILSPAANTYVPQKQDPRQPQGGTWACGGPCGLDRHYNWDPGTFIPGIGESSVLGVESALWGEFIRRVGQAQYYSFPRVIATAEVGWTPQARRDYTDFRTRLSKAGGRLTVQGTNFFPTADVAWRVDALGTPTTARTGEPAGATWTVTAPGFASGDLVATVAWSDGVREDVTLTTTRQAGIPEMRINDAFTAESGRVFDRPGRYTGTLSIRVPGQAPTERRLTVTVKAPA
- a CDS encoding ROK family transcriptional regulator, with amino-acid sequence MAKPTDALQRLRRVHEDAVLDALRSSGALSRTELINRTGLSRTTLFAIISEMVERGAVVEIEAPVSGARGRGRPATLVALSPEAGQLIGLDLARHRVHLAVANVSHQIIATGMEDVPEGAGVTEQAEAAVRLIRRVIEERGVRLGALEAIGLGLVGVMDDPVLPAGIVPARYTPVTELLEREFGVRVAVDNNARLAALAENTWGAARSVDDMVYVRWSVGVGGGFIVGGRLVRGAHGAAGEIGHVSLDPAGPPCHCGSRGCLERRIGGRALLESCAARGILLAGLDALVAAAQDRVPEVCELISAAAADLGRILADTVVQLDPERVVVGGEFASLGSLVLGPIRAAIARLSLPNSPRAIEVIPADLGANASAMGAIALLLHEEPAIPAHLRPARD
- a CDS encoding sulfatase-like hydrolase/transferase, which translates into the protein MTIPRNVLFLMTDQHRVDTLGCYGNPVARTPALDGLAAEGARFDRFYTPTAICTPARASLFTGLHPFRHGLLVNPERNGGARDEVADDHPVLSAPLLAAGYNLGHVGKWHIGRERGPEFYDMDGEHLPGALNPFHHPSYEQWLKENGHPPFAVSEAVFGRAPNDSGRGHLIAGRLQQPAEATVEAFLADRTLELLERYARDFHDGGRRFMLSCHWYGPHLPYLIPDEYYDMYDPELVPLPASMAETFAGKPDVQRRYAEYWSADHFDADAWRKLIAVYWGYVTMIDDQIGRLLGALRELDLWDDTAVVFTADHGEFTGAHRLNDKGPAMYEDIYRVPGIIRVPGAPPRAVDEFVTLIDLNPTILDLAGLPPQEPCDGQSLLPLVNGEQVDGRSEVVAEFHGHHFPYSQRMLRDRRHKLVFNPESVHELYDLETDPHELHNVYEAPAYAGVRRDLTARLYRELLRRGDPAYSWMTYMADIGGDRAPDVDGVADEVA
- a CDS encoding ABC transporter permease, translated to MTAVQKRSAARTSPDARRGASRARSTLMLTAGSGVLGLLVWVALASSGIQGFPGPISVLERAAQSIGDGTLFGDLLASLRRVLIGFVLGVALAVPVGFLMGWYRPVRGLVEPWLQFFRMVPPLAIIPLAIVLMGIGETPKIFVIFLASFLSSVVSTFQGVISVDSTLINAARVLGARDRTVFVGVVVPASTPFILVGMRIGLGASWATVVAAELIAAQEGLGYRMQQAQLYYDLPTIFVQLIVIGLVGLIMDRALLLAERRLTSWQERR
- a CDS encoding ABC transporter ATP-binding protein; translation: MTPKISFRGISHRFDLGGSDFAALDHVDLDIADGEFVTVVGPSGCGKSTLMNVAAGLLEPDEGSVLVDGTPVHGPSPQRGVIFQQYALFPWMSVRKNVEFGLKIAGVGAAERRKRAQYFIDMVGLTDFADALPKTLSGGMKQRCAIARAYAVDPTILLMDEPFGALDALTRVQLQDRLLDTWSRERRTVMFITHDVDEAVYLANRVIVMAARPGRVHRVIDVGLPYPRTEEIRLSTEFAELRRQVWHSVYHQPTPLERTSP
- a CDS encoding aliphatic sulfonate ABC transporter substrate-binding protein, with product MRRPRRLVAALTAALALLLPVTACGSSDDGTGAKKVQFGYIADFSGAAVLAAADKQGLWAKHGLEPDLKVFTNGPLQIQALGSGDLDFGYIGSGAAWLPASGKATIIAPNMLGQADRIITHAGSGITSVAGLKGKKIGVPEGTSGDMILQLALKQAGLTPKDVEKINMDPSTVVTAFSAKQIDAAAIWYPLIDTIKKNAPDLVELTKSEDYYPALSFPSSFVARNELVKDDQVTVTKVLKVIQEANDWVAAHTAEAETLTATFLKAPAEQFKGASSVTKILSTAELVKLTEDGSVAGWYKGLADIFVTMGKLPESPDPATYYTADLYKAAASG
- a CDS encoding IS701 family transposase, whose product is MTPQELEAVRARLETFAAEMFSGFARTDQRRWGERYVRGLLTDGARKSMEPMAARLGVDRQGLQQFLTDAPWSHQLVLAELAWRMDAAINPAAWVVDDVSFVKDGQESPGVAAQYCGALGKTANCQVAPSVHLVTDAASCPVNWRLFVPEQWDAASPRAENPAAVTARRRRCRIPADIAHVPKWQLALDMIDELESWGLDPPLVVADEGYGQDGAFRLGLTERDIPYVVGVRSDTALLEAGACRTAPAYGGTGRRPVLRYRDKPCSAQQIVTAAGRRALHTVTWRPGSKGPLRSRFAALRVRPAGRMIRRAHAGEELPECWLLAEWPPGEPEPVKYWLSTLPGDIPLRHLVRMAKIRWRVEHDYRELKTGLGLDHFEGRTWSGWHHHVTLVSVAHAFCTLERLNPKAPAAA
- a CDS encoding acyltransferase family protein, producing MTETSSRSESLPGQTPAEVDGHLDTLDGVRAVAAFAVLVFHVASESGAALRDGFVGALLSRGDVAVPIFFALSGLLLYRPFAASLLRGDPPVRVRAYLWKRAVRILPAYWLVVVVAMLIWSRDHLSDGRSWLTLLTLNQNYATDSWWYGLGPKGLAQMWSLSVEVAFYVLLPLLAAALAAFARRGGGDVHRRARRLLAGLGALAALSFAWTLLTYYPQYRPFLNSWPPRSMVFFAAGMALAVLLAWVHADPDENSPARRLRRAMAASPGSWWLVAALAYAVAASPVTGTRFLGIDGVWSGLFELALYTVVAFCLLVPATLPPPGDSPVRLLLANPVMSFLGRISYGVFLWQFAAIYLWYGFTSQQQFSGDFLVNLAPITAMTLLLATLTYRYVERPARRLNRVVR